The genomic segment TTCTGCTATTTTATACAAACTGCAGAAACGTACAGTACATACGCAAAATTAGTGAAACTCATTagcttcctgtttccctctctttggTTAATCAGCTTCCAAACCGGAGTAGCAGACTGAGTGACAATAAATGCTGTGAGAACAGAAACTTTCACAGTGTAGAAGATCATGGTGTGGGGTCTTTCATAAAACAGTCGAGAGCAACAAGGCATAAACAAGAACTTACCGGGACATTTGATACAGTTTCTGCGGGTATTCCCCTTTTTTAAGCATATGTCATTGGTGCAAACAAACTTATAATATTTCTGATGATTTGATttacaattatttgattttcacCTTCGTCCTCCGCACTCATCTGTGGCACTAAATTCTGCTTATTATATGATTTCTCTTATGTACCACATGCACCTataatttttaaattatttaatttcatccCTATTTAGGATAAGATAACTTCGTTGATCCTACAATGGGGAAATGTGCTAAAATGTACCAcagcaaaaaaattcaaaagaataGGCAAAAATAAGATGTATAAAAAGTACTGGCAATTGTACataatatacaaacaaacaaagtgcagtggcacatttaaatttttttatattgcactGTCAACTGATGTGGAAAGAAGGTGCAAGTAATGATGAgtacatcatttttatttattatattatttgtataTCATAGTaatattatttgtgtatttaaatatttcacgCAAATAAAACCAAccccaaaatattatttttagtattataataataataataataatatgaatataattactattataaccatatcattattatattgcTGACGACAAtttaaagaaatagaaaataaaaaatggaaaaataattttctccGGAAGTGACGTGTAGATCGGAGTGGGTCAAAGTTCAGAACAACCTTCCGGACTTCCTTTCCTGGTAGCGGCGGCCGTAGAACAGCATCAGTGAGTGAAACTTCCCTGCAAACAATCTTCAACCATCGCTCCAAATCTGGCCACATTCATAATTTTTATCGCGCCACACTAATTTTGATCGATCCTGTCGCTCAGATGCcattaatattttcatatgtttttCACTCGGCTGTGAtaaaaatctattattattatcatcgcGGCGCTTCGTCTCCGTAGCCCTCATTCCAACATGGCCGCCTCAGTTTTCACGTGAAGCGCCTTGTTTTAACGTGGCTCGTGTTAAATATCCAGACTGCGCACTTGTTGCTAGGACGACTCCGATTGTGTGAACTATTTCGTGAACTATTTCCTTGAAGTAAACTGTTAAAGCCCCGGAAGACGAGTCTAAActggatgctaatgctaacctAGCCGAGCAGTAACCCTCGCACCAAACCCCTTGAGAGAAATCAAGCGTTTTAAGGGTCAGACTTTGTGCTGGTTCGCATCATTCATGTTGCATGTGAAGTGTTGTCTCTTGGTTTTGGTGCCGCCGAGTGTAACCGAACTTTCTCTGTGGCAGACATGGGCAAGTTTATGAAGCCTGGGAAGGTGGTGATGGTCCTGGCAGGACGCTACGCCGGGCGCAAAGCTGTCATCGTCAAGGTAAGAGGGCTCTGGtctggtggagggatggagagagggcaTCTTCTGCTCAACGTGCTAGAATCTTCCAATACATGTTGGTCATTCACTGCCTGGTGATCTTGCACATCATTGTCAGCAGCTAATGAAAGGGTGTCTGTAAAATCCACATTTGTAACTTGCAGGTTTTTAACTCGTATCAGACTTAAAATGCTGCTATGAACTCTTTTTTCCACTAatcatgaatatatatgtttGCCTGGCTGCAAAATGTGCCACAAAAACGAGTTAAAATGAGAAATTTATAGTGCTGACCAtctggaaaaaaatccttataaagactgaaaacactCGCAAAGCTCAACAACGTTGTGGCTACAACAAACCATAGTTTAACACTCATGTCCGTcaaacatctgtgtttttaaatacaAGACTTTTTCATACCACATTTCCACAGCTTATTTTCCACTATTGTCGGCacctacacatttttttcttttttttaacggcCCTTTTTGTCAACGTCTCCTTGCAGAACATTGACGACGGCACCACCGACCGGCCTTACAGCCACGCTCTGGTCGCAGGCATCGACCGCTATCCCCGTAAGGTGACCACCACCATGGGCAAGAAGAAGATCGCCAAGAGGTCCAAGATCAAGGCCTTCGTCAAGGTGTTCAACTACAACCACCTCATGCCCACCAGGTCAGTGTGTTGACGATCCTTCTGCGGTGAGATGCTTCACCGCGGTGGTGGATAGTTTATGTTCTTGGTGTGAGTAGTGCCCATGTGGTGTCTCGCAGAAGTTTGATTCTACATTTCACCAAGAAATGTTCGTAGAGGAGCTTCAAACATAAGTTGGGCAGTAGCCTGTATTTTGCTAGTCAACAATACCCGACTAAGACCAAAACCATCAAAGAATTAGCGCTGGTATTCCTCCAGAAACTTATTATAAACACTCCAGCAAGCTGAGCCATTGCACTGGATGGACACACCTTGGTTTAGTTCTTAAATTATGCTTCTGTTTGGTTATCGTGTGTTTTGAACTTGCTACTGATCAGATTCTCATCTCTGATAAGTTTTTCCACGACAGCAGCAAATGCCAATGTCGGTAGAATATAAATACTACACTATACCAAACAAAGAGCAAAAGATGTCTCCCAAGTTGAAATtagttttattgatttaatgttatatttttagTTTGACTTCAACCAACCTGCAAGTGGAAACTGGGAACGTTTTGTTGTTTCTAATCATTTTACCTGGAGAAACtgtacaacaataaaaacacaatagaTTTTTGAATTTCCTTCAGAGGAGGTGTTGTCGGTCAGTGAAAGTCATAGTGATCACAATTTAGAGCAGTTATTTGTAGCCAATGTAGGAAGCAACTTCAGCTTTACTGTCATATTCTGATGTTTGATTGGCTGTTTGCTGGCTTGTCAATTAACTTTGAAATATATTGGATGATGCTTTTGTTGGGAAATGTGTATCAGGATTTCTTTGGACACAGGATGGAGCAGTGTTGAACTTCAGATGGACGTTGATGTAAATATGTTGCCTGGTCACCGTGTGTATCAAAGGCGGCTCTTCAACTAGCTGCTGTTGTCCACGAGCAGTGTCAGGTCACTTAGAGTTTCTACAGTGAATGTGGACATAATAGGAGAAACAGTCGTGCCCAACGTGTCCTCGCAGGATTTAAACATCTTCTCATCCCTTCACTCCTTTTCCCTTCAGATACTCTGTGGATATTCCTCTGGACAAAACTGTTGTGAACAAGGACGTCTTCAGGGATCCTGCTCTCAAGCGCAAAGCCAGACGGGAGGCCAAGATCAAGTTCGAGGAGAGGTGAGTCTCCTGACACAGGAATCTGTTTGAATTTGTGGGATTCTTTTCCTCTTTAACATTATTAGCACCAAGTGTGTTTGAGACAGATCCCTGCATTGTTTTAGTGTTGTTCGTTTTATAGAGTTGCTGTGTTTGGAGTAAGTTGTCCTGATCTGAtatctgttttttgtctgtttccagGTACAAGACAGGCAAGAACAAGTGGTTCTTCCAGAAGCTCAGATTCTAAATTCACTCGCtttcacaaataaatgtttaaaaatggacTCCTGGTTGTGTCTTTTTGACCTTTTCCATGacaatgtttctgtcatttaataTGTAACTGAAATATTTTAGATCCAACCACCAGTGTTGTTTCTAGTGAAGAATTGTTGTTAAATGTTTGATCAGTTGCACCTTAAATAGTGATTAGCAGTTTTTTACTATTTGTTATTGTGGCGTGAACGGCATGTTGGATGTGGAGTGGGGGGAAGTAACCAAACTCATTAATACAAGCACTTTCACCTGCATGTAGTTTTAAGGTactttaatattcaatattctaTGCCACTTTAAACTCCACTACATTTACTGTtacgtaaaagtacaatttttaaaaacgttTCCAAAAGCCACCACATGCaatgttttgaattaatttttttctttgcccctttttttttttttaatgttttttgttgttgcttcagACTTTAGCAGCCCACTGTCTGcacattttttcatctttatctGTAAaatgctcccccccccccaaaaaatttatGTTGGTAATTCAAAACAGTACATACTGAGCTTTAGAATATCaaacaagaataaaataaaaatgttaggTGTAATCAGGAATCAGAAAAAGCACATTAAcgtgcattattttattttactcattcattaaaatgaaaaatagtgGCCATGTGGTAATAAACTTACATCTATGAATAAACTGTTACATCACAACTATAGCATCATGTCCTTCAAGTTTACTACAAATTTAACAAATTATTATATATCAATTTTGTTGAAAGATGGTCTTTGCAgctcctgtctttctttttcttttttacccaaAAGGACCTCgcaaaatttaaatcaaaataacaTGGTCAAGTATTTCAATCTTATTGAAAGTTATTGtctggtataaaaaaaatatttccccctgaagtgtgaaaaagaaattagaaatcATTCCGTTCTACGAGTCTTACGTTGTTTTTATTCCCCGGATGAACCTGAATGCAGCATCTTGTATGCGCGTtgagcgccctctggtggagaaCGGTAAGACGTTCAGTTTCGggacttcctgctgctgcgaaaaagaaactgaaagaaTAAATGAGCTCAGAGCAGTGACTCGACTGAAGGTACGTTCAACAACAGCCgcttttaaaaagtacaaatgatATGATATTTCTTATTCAAAATTTAACAGCGTTGTCGGTAAAACACGGACGTTTTGACTTGCTGAGATTTGTGTGTATGGAAGCAGGAATAACAGCCTGTCATGACTTTAGTTTAAGTTCCTGAAGTTTGGTTTATGAactatatgtatatttgtttctctttgataAACAGTCATGTGTTAATGTCAACTTATATTGCTGTGGTTGATTGACAGTACGAGAAAGCAGCAATAACCTCTGAATAAGTTCAAGATTATACTTAGCCAATGTTGTCAGATGAGGTGAGGAAacgtcattttgttttgtttttttccatgttgaCATTTAGTcgttgttgaaaaataaatataaatgtggaatcataatatcatatttcatattatatttatattatgaaATATGATATTATGACTTCAATATTCCTCAATCCTTTTGGATTTCAATTTTTCTTGCATAAGTGTAACTGTACTTTCACTTGATTTTTCCTTGTGCTTGTAGGATTTCTCTCTTGTGATGGAGCAAGCACCGCCGCCCTCCAAGGACTCGTTGGAGGAAATCCAGGCCTTGATCGCCAACTATAAGGTTTTAAACACTCATGATTTATCTGACAGTGGTGTAACGTGTGCCACTGTACCAGAAAAGATAATAACGTTCAAGTTTTTGTTGACTATGATGCAAAAAGGGGCTGCTGCATATTTTTGaggtttccacacacacaaggaggtCAGAATATATGAAACACCTCTGATATGATGTGACATTATGTTTGAAGTTTCCATGTTGACAAACTAATATTTTTACctaaacaaaagtaaaacaatgcAGATGTTGCACTTTGGATAATCTTCATATGATGATTGGAGACAATTTCCATATCTACCAACTAAACTGTGTTCCCTTGTGgtttcttattcattttaacTGCTTCATTTAGGAAGATTAATATCAGACAGATTATCATTTAACGTCATTAGTTTAATTTATGCCAGTTGCGAGAGTTCAACTCTAAGGTGTTTATTAGTTTTTCATCTTCTGTTTTCACATAACACAAGGAGGACATGGAGAAAAGAGAACACCTCTGATATAACATGACATATAGTCAGACAATAAAACGTGAAACATTATATGACCCTCTGAAGGCAAAGGCCCGAGAGAGAagtgtttttaagttttcacGTTACACGTTATTTAACCCACACAGATCTTTTAAAAGCACATGTAAGAGCCAGATCTGTGTACACAATGTGTTGTAGTTCCTTCGtttgtccagcaggtggcatTAGGCGTATGCGCAGGGAAGGTGTGTTGCATGAAACGGAGAGAGAAGCAAACGACGTCGTCagctattcattttttaatgtttgttgaGGAAAATTAGCTACTATCAATCCTTCTAATGTTGTACTGTAACATTATAATATTACAAATCACAGTATTCACAACTCATAGATTCAGTCTCACCGCTTcacctgaacccccccccccccccaaaaaaaatatcagttcaTCCAAATGGATTCATCAAATAGAAATCCAATTTTACAAATGTAACATATGTATGTTATTCTATTTCTTTACGTAATAAAACAACACAGTTGTTTCCACTTTCTCTGATGTAAATATTAGCTCTTTTTCCTGTAGTCGACAGTTGCAAAGTATTTGGATATTTagatgagacaaaaacaaagacatcagCTCTGGGGAAACTCGGACGGATATTTTCGTTCTTCTTCATCTAtgaatcaattatgaaaatatgttgttaGTCGCGGCGCTGATCGACGCAACATTTGCTTTCTGTGTCCATAGAAAATATGCAGTCAGCTGTCTGTGGACCAGACGGAGCTGGCCAGCGTCACCAAGGACAACCAGGAGATGACTCAGAAGTGCAGGCAGCGCTCCGTCAAACTGGCCCAGAGCCTGGATGAGGAGCAGCGCTCCAACAAGGAGCGCATCGAAAATGAAAAGGTACATGGctctttatctatttatttatttaaagtgatgggaatcagaaaaaaaagcgaATATCATATGATTTTTCAATAGTtattctcatttaaaaaaaatgtgtgtactACTTATTAAACATGCTGCTGCGTCTCCTCGGTCCCTCATTGCTCTCTGAATTTTTTTCCGTCTCCAAGGCGACAGTGAGTTCGCTGAGTCTGGAGGAAATCCAGCTCATGGAGGAGATACAGAAAGTGGAGGTCGCCctgaagcaggaggagggagaaaacgAGCAGCTGAGACAGGAGGCCGATGTACGTTAACCTTtcggggcacacacacacacacacacacacgcacacacacacacacacgcacacacacacacacacacacacacacgcacactcacacacacacacacacgcacgccgcCCCTCTCCAGCCCGATATCGTGACGGATTCTGGTTAAACCCCTGTGCCCGTTGATTTCCAGGTGTTCACCACTGTACCAGAGAAGAAGGTCGTCTTCACCGGGGATACGGGAAACGCCGGCGACGCACGAAAGTTTGAAATGAACTCGCGCGTAGTCTATCCGATGGAGGGGGGGACGGCACTGATTACGTTTGAGGATGAAGCCGGTGAGTTTGTGTCCAGTCACGGATGAGTGTGTTTTACCTGTGACTAGAAGTCACTAGAACACATCCAGCCTGCGTGGCCAGGtttcaccaccagggggcgctgaTGAAATGAGCTGCAGTACCAATGCAGAGTGTTATTTTACCTGGAACTTTTTGCATCTGGGCTGGAAAACCTTGAGTACACTTTACTTCACAAACTTTACTGTGTCAAAGTCTTATGATTCAGTGATGTGTGACTCCCCCCCGAGGGACAATTTGGCTCCCAGTAGTAGGCGACGCCAACACGGCacatgacacaaaaataaatagagtggGAGTCATCACTTTGAAAAAGGCAGTGAACTGTAAAAACTCTGTAAAAAGTCTGTTCGTCCTCGCTGAAACTGGTAGATAAGCAGTAGAGCATGAAAAATATATCAGGCCATATATTTATCAAACCCCTAATGTCAAAGAGATGtaagtttaaccataaacttaaatataaaaaagaataaacaaaaagaaaacacaaacaccaccaAACAAATTGaacttgaatgaaaatgtatttttatgtaaaacgtatataaatacatacatatataacataaataagtttttctgcaaatgaaaagttttcctttcaacaaacaaatacatatataaataatcaGGCCGATGCAGTATTACCACTCATGTTTTTGCTGGTTACAAATAGTAGTTCATCAGATCACctgtatttacagtagtttTGTGACTGTTGACACATATTAATAGTTGGTATGAAGGTCAGAAACCTGCAGCCCCTGAAGCTGAATGACAGAGTTAAGGCAGCAATCTGAAGGAATTAGTTTTGCTAAATTCATATTGAAATATAGAAATTAGAAAACCCTCATTGTTTATCTGAAATGGTATTATAGATTTTTGTGGTGCAGACTCAATGACGATGGGCTGTTCGGACAGACACATGGCTCTCATGGTTTAAATAACACTTAAATCCCACGAAGACCTCTGCATTGATAATTCTGCCATGTTATAAAATCCTGATTAACTCAGTCTTTCCTCTTGTCATTAGCGGCCAACAGGATCCTGACCATGAAGACGCATCAGGTGGCTCTGGAAGGCGACTGCCACATCACCGTGGAGGCCCGGCCGGTTCGGCTGATGCTGCCCAGCCTGGTGGAGGTGACGGAAACAAAGAGGCGATCGAATGAGCCCAGTGTGAGgttcctgttcctgtgttcACCCCCCCGTGCGTCTCTTGTCCTGCAGATCGCCTCTGAGGTTTGTCCTCAGCGCATGTTAATCAGCGACCTGCCCGAGATGGACACGGAGACTCTGCTGAACAAGCTGGACATCCACTTCCACCGGCGGATAAACGGAggcggggaggtggagggctgTGAATTCCTGCCGGACTCCGGGACCGTGGTCCTCACATTCGTGGACGACAACAGTGAGATGGccgaggctacatccacaccaATAGCTTTTAGttttacaatgaaaatgaagtAAATCTCTGTCCGTACTAGAAGAACCCCATGTCCATTCATGTACACCGGGCATGTGCGTGCTGgtgtcaacaggaagcagatcgtctTCTCTGCTGTCGGTCGCTTCATTGACTCCGACCACTCCGTAAAATGTCCCAAAACCAATTTCTcggacattttacattttagttaATGTCTGAAACAGCTACAGGTGTTAAAGCAGGCTTTGCATTCACCATCGGCAAATGTGTTGTGACTGATCAGACTCGATCAGGAAGCAAACACAGGTCGTCCAGACTAAAATACAAAGCTGTAGTTTCCAACTCTCCCGCTAATGAATTTCTCTTTCTGCCGTTTCAGTCGCGCAAGGTTTGACGGAGACGGAGTTCCATGAAGTGCAGCTGAAAAACAAGAAGCACACGGTGCGAGTGACTCCTTTTCTGAACGGGAAAATCACAAACCTTAAGGTGAGCATCTGcacgatggggggggggggggacggacgacACAAGACCAGGAGAAAGGACGCTTTTACTGAAACGTGCATCTGTGTTGATGCGCCCCTTCCAGACCAAGTGGTCGGCGTGTCCTCGCACGTTGCTCCTGGCGGGGATCCCTGAGGTCATGGAGCAGGAAACGCTGCAGGACCTGCTGGAAATCCACTTCCAGAAAAACAGCAACGGCGGAGGAGAGATCGAAGCCGTCCTCTACAACCCGCCGGGTCGCCGCGCCTCGGCGCTGTTCGAGAGCGTCGGCCGCCCGCAGGAAAAGGAGCAGTGAGCCGTCGGTTCACCGGCTTCTCACGGTGACGGGATACACGCCGggtttttaagttttaaatataTTCTCCGGTGATGGAAGTTCAGGACATTACAGAGTGAACTTATGAAACTGCCAGCTGCTGCCATAAGTCTGGAATTGAATAAACTTATTGATAGATGAAAACGATGATGTGTTTGCGGTGTAGTTAATCAAAAAAATAGATTAACAGCAATAACAATGTTAACAGTGTAATTACATTGGTCCAATGACCTTATTGTTCTTTGAGTAACCTGTAACCTTCTGCATGTAAAACATTTGACCAAACTACTTTACAACTTTATGAAACATCAAATATAAATGGCCGTCAGTAACACTGTGTTGGCACAGTGCAAATAAAGTGGCTAAGACTAAACAAACCTTTAGGAATATATTAATTGAAGTAAATGCACAATTGTCTTTGTCCTGACTTTCAAATCAGGAAATATTAATAGTTGCCTCATACAAAGCCTCCGAGTTTGTCAGTCGAACCGGTTTAGTTATCAAATCTGTCCTGGTGAATGTTCACAGGACAAGTGGCTCGTCATAAAGAATGAcaacagaacattttcattaaaatccTTTTGTGCCACTTCTCTTCTGAAGCCCTCGTTTTTGTCGTCATGCTCAGGGGAAGATGTAAACATGATCTGCGTGTTTAAAAACTGTCTCTGCATAATTGATTTTACTTCTCAGATACCTTCGATGACGACAACTGCGTGTTTTAGTTCTTGGCATTTAAAAAGACAACTTGATCGGGACCTGGAATAAAGATGTTTTTGGAgcggcacggtggtgtagtggttggcacttttgcttcacagcaagaaggttcttggtttgagTCCCAGTTCGGACCAACCAACCACCTTGAGCTGcaattctgatttcagcttctgaaatgtgaatattcttgctcctctatgacagtaaaccaaatatctttAGTTTGTGTACAAcgcaaaacatcatcttggggttttgggaaacacaatcgacatttttcaccattttatagacaaaacaactaatcgacaccacacacacaaaacaaagaacgAGACTCTCACCTCAGATCAGGTTTATTGTAAAAACATAACAGCCAAGTAAAAGTAACagcacaattaaaatgaaacgaCTAAACTGACATTTACTTAAAAGATTCCAGCTGAAAACCCCTAGTGCACAAAACCtgttagaaacaaaacaaaagagcagcTGACGGCAACCAACCAAACAGACTGAGGTCAGGCACTTGGACAGGAGGACAGTTTGtgtgggaaaataaaaacacattcaaagagggagagggaaaaaaacagcgagGATAAAAGGACACGAAGCCGAAGgacacagcaaaaacacaggTGACACAGCAAAAGTACTTCGGAAGACAGTTGAGCCGAATTTCTCGTCAACACAACaggaaaattaaataattttaaaaccTCTAAAAAGTAACAACAATCTTTACGTTACAGTAACTAGTGCAGGAGTAACTGCCGGCATCTAACAGTCCTTCtcgctctttttctttctttaaaaaagaataaaaaatcctttttgCAGTCGTCTCGTACTcgtgacaaacacaaacatttaaaaaaagccgCTCGCCTTTTTCCCGCTTTGTCCGCGCTCAGATAACGTACCTGTCGTCAGTGCAAACTCTGGCGTCTGACGTGGCGACAGTTTTTACCCCCGTCACATCATCGTGTACACGACggcaacaaaaaacacttcctATGACGCACTGTACAGGTTCAGCTTTCCAAACTACTCACGTGTAACAGTTACAACGTTTCGGAGGAGAAACCCCCCACGGTATTTTTCTGCtctgaaatagattttttaaaatacgtCTGTTGATGAGAAGCAGTCTAACACTGTCCGAGTCCTACACACCGAGTACATTGCTGCTCTAGTATTGCAAATATCTCAACTCTCATGTCTGAAATATGTCAGTCTGTGCCTGTTTGGTTATATTACCAGCATTAAATGTGCATGATGACGATGAATGTTTGTGCTCTTTACTATGAGCAAGTAAATATGAGGGGAGACACCAATTAGACGTGTGTTGTTAGGATACACTCATGATCGTGTAACTGATAGTGGAttttcttcctgctctgtgGTTCACATTCCCGGAGGTTACGGGTTGTGTCAAGTCAGAAACATTTGTATAAAGTTGTTAATATTGCTTTCCAAAAGCAAGCGGTTAACATTCACGCCACCAACCGTCGTCCTATGAAGGTccgcagagagaagaggaggaggaggaggaggagcatccgccccagagaagaagaagaagcaggaggaggaggagtgcatTAGTGGAAGGAGGTGAGGgtgagtttggggggggggggggggctggtctTCCAAACTGGAATTATGGAACTGACTGGCGTGTGCAAAAAAATGGCCGTTTAAACGACAAGCGGTGCCCATTCACTCAGTTTTCGTCCATACTGGGTGAGACGAGGGAGCGAGAGCAacaaggaaagagaggagagtggaaattagtttaaaaaggcaggacatgtttttctgttgctgtgtgaATTTCAAAGCTAAAGCTGCACAGCTTAGTTTTTAAAtacgaataaataaataaatcagtcgTCATGTAAAGCTTCTCAGCTCCAGATGAAACAATCTGTTGGTAAAATGCTCAGAAACGGTTCTGATTGTTTAACAATCGTTTCAGtcgttttattaaaaaaaagaaaaccttcagTTCCTCCAATGAGGGAATTTAATGATTATCTCTAAACCATCACAAAATGAATGATCAGATCATCTCGAGAATGAAATTAAGATTGGTCTGAATTTCAAAAAAGCGTCTTAACAACAGTTTACTGAAGGTTTTCAGTTTAGTCACGAcaagatttgttttatttctagaCAAAATCTTGGAGCCTCCAACAGGGGACTTTGGAAAACTGAAGCACATTTGTGTGAAAGCGGAACATGGAGCATTAGTGTTGTAGCACATACCTGAATATCAGTAAGCTCTTTGTGGAACCTCTTCGCCATATCTGGACCATTCTGCATAGTCGGGATCTGGTAcgtctgagagagaaagagaagaataaaaatcaaatacagGACATTTACTTCAAGACAAAGAATAGTCGCCCAAACATGCAGACGAGGACAAACTCCTACCTTTCCTCCGTAGAGGAGGCTGCCGACGGGACAGACCACGCAGGCCGTCCCAGCTCCGAACATCTCCAGGATCCGCCCGGCCTCCAGAGCCCCGAGCAGCTCCTTCATGTTCATCGAGCGCTCCGTCACCTTGAACTCGCCCTGGATCACGGAAACACAATGAGCACCGAACGGTTTCATGCAGcgttgtttaaaaaataaagaaaatattcatcTGGGAAATTCAGAGGCGCACAGCATGAGAGCTGTTGGGAGACACTTTGGCTGGTCGTCTCACCCAGGATCTGGCGAGGTCCAGCAGCGACTGCCTGGTGACTCCTGGGAGAATGATGCCGTCCAGAGGAGGGGTCAccaactctctctctgcagacacacattcattagATATTCCTACAATCGTATATGAACTCTGCAACAACAGGAAGACGTTT from the Scophthalmus maximus strain ysfricsl-2021 chromosome 17, ASM2237912v1, whole genome shotgun sequence genome contains:
- the rpl27 gene encoding 60S ribosomal protein L27, whose protein sequence is MGKFMKPGKVVMVLAGRYAGRKAVIVKNIDDGTTDRPYSHALVAGIDRYPRKVTTTMGKKKIAKRSKIKAFVKVFNYNHLMPTRYSVDIPLDKTVVNKDVFRDPALKRKARREAKIKFEERYKTGKNKWFFQKLRF
- the ifi35 gene encoding interferon-induced protein 35 isoform X1, whose protein sequence is MNLNAASCMRVERPLVENGKTFSFGTSCCCEKETERINELRAVTRLKDFSLVMEQAPPPSKDSLEEIQALIANYKKICSQLSVDQTELASVTKDNQEMTQKCRQRSVKLAQSLDEEQRSNKERIENEKATVSSLSLEEIQLMEEIQKVEVALKQEEGENEQLRQEADVFTTVPEKKVVFTGDTGNAGDARKFEMNSRVVYPMEGGTALITFEDEAAANRILTMKTHQVALEGDCHITVEARPVRLMLPSLVEIASEVCPQRMLISDLPEMDTETLLNKLDIHFHRRINGGGEVEGCEFLPDSGTVVLTFVDDNIAQGLTETEFHEVQLKNKKHTVRVTPFLNGKITNLKTKWSACPRTLLLAGIPEVMEQETLQDLLEIHFQKNSNGGGEIEAVLYNPPGRRASALFESVGRPQEKEQ
- the ifi35 gene encoding interferon-induced protein 35 isoform X2; the encoded protein is MLSDEDFSLVMEQAPPPSKDSLEEIQALIANYKKICSQLSVDQTELASVTKDNQEMTQKCRQRSVKLAQSLDEEQRSNKERIENEKATVSSLSLEEIQLMEEIQKVEVALKQEEGENEQLRQEADVFTTVPEKKVVFTGDTGNAGDARKFEMNSRVVYPMEGGTALITFEDEAAANRILTMKTHQVALEGDCHITVEARPVRLMLPSLVEIASEVCPQRMLISDLPEMDTETLLNKLDIHFHRRINGGGEVEGCEFLPDSGTVVLTFVDDNIAQGLTETEFHEVQLKNKKHTVRVTPFLNGKITNLKTKWSACPRTLLLAGIPEVMEQETLQDLLEIHFQKNSNGGGEIEAVLYNPPGRRASALFESVGRPQEKEQ